The nucleotide sequence AGACCGTAACGTTAACAACCGTAGGTAGAACACACATGGCCGCAGCGGACCAGTACGTCTTCCCGTAAGTAAAAGCCACGCTCCCTTATTCCACCGTCATCATGTCAAAGGTGTGTGACAACGAAAGCGCCTACGAGGAGGTTGCCCACATCGGAACCGGGGCCTTCGGCACGGTTTACAAGGCTAGAGATCGGCACAACGACGGGCGGTTCGTTGCGTTGAAGAAAGTGCGCATTCCACTAAACGAAGAAGGCATTCCGATGGGAACGCTCCGCGAGATATCGCTGCTGAAGCAACTCGACTCGGCGAACCACCCAAATGTTGTTCGCCTGCTCGACATCTGCCACGGCTGCAGGATGGCTGGAGAGTTGGTGTTGTTTCTGGTGTTTGAACACGTCGATCAAGATCTGGCGACGTTCTTAGACCGTTGTCCGGAGCCCGGCTTAGACCCGGCGCTTATTGCTCGCCTCTTCAAGCAGCTCATCACCGGGGTTGAGTTTCTGCACTCAAACCGCATCGTTCACCGCGACCTGAAACCGCAGAACGTGTTGGTCACGTCGCGGAGGCAGTTGAAGCTGGCTGACTTCGGATTGGCACGGCTGTACGAATATGAAATGTCGCTGACTCCGGTCGTGGTAACCCTGTGGTACAGACCTCCGGAAGTCTTGATGCAGACGAGTTACGGATTGCCGGTGGACCTCTGGAGCTGCGGATGCATCTTCGCGGAGATGTACCGTCGGAAGCCGTTGTTCAGCGGTCAGTCGGAAGGAGACCAGCTGACGAAGATCTTCGAAGTCATCGGCGTCCCGAGGAAGGAAGACTGGCCCGACATTCCGCTGTCCTGGTCAACGTTCCAGCGTTGCGGGGAAGGGAAGAAGTTGGAAGACCTCGTGCCAGAGATGGAGGTGGCCGCAACAGATCTTCTGCGGGAGATGCTAGTCTTTGTGCCGAGCAAGCGTATCACCGCGAGCGCGGCGTTGAAACACGAGTATCTGCGGGACGTTGAAGTGTGTGTCGATTCGGGTGAGAGGTGAGGGTCGTTGTTTTTGTTATTATTGCTGTTTTAAAGCAGGTCAACCAAAGCTGATGTAAGTATTGGCTCAGTTCTGGTCATCGAGAAAGAAGAGAAGCAAAGCAAACGTTTTTGGAACAACAAGGTTATTGGCTGTACCTCAAAGAGGTTTTGCCGGAACGTTCGTATGGCGCAAATCTGCTCACAGTCCTGCATCGTGCCGTATTACCTCACAGCATACCGGGTGGATCATTCCTGTCACCATGAATGTGTGAATAGGAAATGTCAAAATCAGGGCATTAGGCTTACGGGATGTCTTTCTTGTATGATATTTTTGTATTCTagacgcgggggggggggggggggggggggttgatgCACATCTTTGGTGGAATGGTAATTATCTAACCACCTTATCATTTAGATATTGTGCATCGAGGGACTTGTTGTCGAGGGACATCGAGGGAAAAATGTTGTTCTCAGTAACCGCCTTTGTGCTTACTGATACTGCGAGTTTTTATAATGTCTTTACCAGGTTACCTTTTGTCACGTTGTACAAACTATGCAGTCTTACCTTTGAAGGACCACTGTTTACATATGTAGCGCAAGTAATGCAAAGTCTGTGGGACCATATTTTCATACTGACACTTTCAGATACAACTGTTATTTGCCAACTTTTATGCATTTACTTTTTAGAACATTTTTACTGGTATACCATGTAAGTCTGTTTTGCATTGTCCTTTGCTGTATAGCAGATCGTGTTCATGCAGCAGAAGTGTCATGCAGTAAAGTGTTCATGCGTGTTATAGTACACATTGATGAATGTTTGTACTGTTCTTTTGTGTCATATAGAAAGCGTGCCACGTGCCGAATGGCCTCATTTTGTCTTGCTCAGATACTTGAACTCTGTATTGAGAATGTTCAACTGCCATATCAGTGGTTAAGAATCTTTATTACAAAAGTTTACGTTTTATTCCAGAAGCTGCTTAACAATGTACATGTACAGCTGGCAAGGATCTTGTACGGCTCAATAAGAACCTGTGAGAGAGCTTCTAACAGCTACCTTTCACATGTGTGCATTTATATTTGCTTTGTCTCTTTCGCATTTCTTTTGCATTTAGAAACAACTGTGTGAGGATTATAAAGCTCAAACTATAGAGTGAGGCACAATCAAAGGTCATGACTGTTTAATACCCGTGTTAAACATCCGCTCAAAGACTGCGCAGCGTTTATAAAGCTTGCGATTCTGGATTTCACGTTACAGTTAAGGCTGTTACCTTTTGTATGTGCCGAATAAGTGCTGTATAAGCTGTAAGTGCTGAATAAGTACTGTGCTGTGCTCAGGTAAGAGTGAGGTCAAACCTCAGTTGAAGGtggtgtttgttgttgtttgtaccctgacctactagattataacgacaatgtcatacggaccccttcccagcgccgcatttggaagctagcggtggcgctactcaccgGCCCGgtgattgcttcctcaattcctgcagtactttgtacttcagctttccTCAGTGTCCTTGTACAAGTGGtagatgtcccacgagagatggtTCTTTCTAAAgatgattatcatcatcattccacgtgttttcataggagctgttgctgtcgtctgctacggcagtCGTACATccacttctgcgcgttcaaaattcaaatttctattgtccaatcacgatgtagatcCCGTGGGCCGACGAGTAGTGCCCCTAGCGGATTGTGCGGACgtgctcctcataggggttgccgattatgatgtggtcgttataatctagtaggttgtgGTTTGTACCTACCTGTACAGAAGGTTAGGAAAGGACGGAGGAGTTGTGCACGTCTATCAGCTGTCTATTATCTTTATTGTAGCATTACTGCCAGTATGCACGCAGCATGTGCTTACTGACTGGCTTCAATTTCTAGGTTTGAAGCAGCTCAAGGGCTGTAAAGTGGGAACGTTTTGATTGGATAGTGCGAGGAGCAGTGTCCGCCCTGTGCGCTAACAAGTACTGCACGTAAAATTATAACCCAGTGCATAGTTGCAAGGGTCCTGCAACTACACTCTGCGTTGATTGTGCGCATGCCTTTTCAGCCGCGATATTCTGCAGGATATCGCTAgtcttgtttttattcgcattgcAAAGCCCATTTTCGTGATTCCTCAACATCAGCCGTCATGTCCGGTGTCCTGCTCGCACAGTGAAGGCCACTGCAAGGCTTCCGAACTCGGCCTGCGCAAACCGTAGGGGACGGAATTTTACAAACTGAGGAActacttttctttttgtattaCAATAAACAACTATATATATTCTCGCTCAAGTGGGTCACTGTATAGCCACACTAAGCAACCTTCTGGACGCATTGTCCTTGTTAGTCTTGAATGCATTAAGTTTGATcgattaactttttaattatcaaatATAGAAGTTTGGCGCTGTGACAAATCGTGTCCCTTTGCTGTGCCGATGtcgttgccgttttcagaaaacGATCGAGCCAATGTAGTGTGAGGAAACTGCCCCTGAAAGAGCGATGATTTGGACGTAATTTTTGTTGCCCCACTAGTAACGTGCGTCCCCTTGAATGCAAAGGAGAAAAAGGAGCAGCTCAAGTCTCAGAATATATCACCATTTATtgtgattgaaagaaaaattctTATTTTATAAAATCCTGTTCATAGTGCGGACCCTGCGTATAAAGCCTTCGTTTGAACATACAGCTTCCTGCTACTGTTGCTTTGCTGTTTTCGTTTTGCTTCTGTAGATATGTATATGTTCTCTGTTACAAAGATTTCACGCTTTTTGATCTGCTAACGAAGCTGCTTTGGAACTGCCAGCAGTAGATGTGGTTATTAGAAGTTTTGCAATATGTGTTTGCTAgatctcatttttttttttttttacgagaaGACCGTGGCCATATTCTCTCCCAAGCCATTTCCTGGCTACGTACCAGGTACAGGGTACCAGGGGAGGCATTGTGTACCCCAGCTCGTGAAGGCTGTAGTTCTTCATGTGTCAGAAGTTTGGTTTCCCATGTTTCAGCATTTTCCAAGACAGCAGTGCACATGCATTTATGCATTTTGATCTCGTTGCTATGTACATGTAGCAAATAAATCTTATAGTTTTCGTTCGTagtttctttgtgttatatgcAGTATTCATGTTCGCTGCTTGCAGATTCATTTGATACACTTGTGCTATTTTGGAAAATGAtatattttgtttcttttgttcggATTCTTCAAAGAAGGATCCCTTGTTTTCGCAAGCGAAAAATCAAGTTGTAGTGTGCTAATTAGAGATGCAGTAATTAACATTTTAGCTAGTGAAGGCACATGTAATTTGtttcaataaaaagaattaTTTTGTGGAAATTGCGAAATTTTTTCCAACATTTTTCAAAAAATATACTCCGAGACAACATAGGGCTAAACTCACGGTGGTATATCTCCGCCAGAGAAAGTAATGTTAGTGTGCAATTGTGCTGTAAGTAGGTCGTCTTCGATGGGTGTTTTCGCTACATGATCAGTGCAAAATACACAGCTCGAAGGATGGGGGCCCACTACGTCGTGACTCGGAAACGTCATGCGCACGCCTACACCAATTACAGACGTCTTCAAATTTGTGGGTGCAGTTGATCTGTAGGAGTGCAACAAGGTCACGCTTCCCGTGTCTCTGCATCGGTTCACCATGTTTCAAAGTCATACCCCGCAGGTTGGACAACACTTCATATTAACCTCAAAGCGGTTTTTACAGCGGTTACTCAGCTCTCTGGAGGCCGCCATGTTGACAACGGCATAGCCTGTAGACCTGTCCCTGTTtgtaagcaaatgacgtcatagtgttcgacagcgccaccaatttggtagagctgaactacgctcgaagctagggggcgaacaaggtcgcgcccgaaacccacggtcttgaggggagtacgatggcccctgaaagggacgcgaccttcggtcctacttttctttcagtaggagacagcgaacaagtgaccgtgcgtggaacccagccctccccttccgatttgtttcggtttcagtctgtctagcaACGtcttgatgacgtttctcgtgtAGAGGTCTATTCTAATGCACGCAAGCTCAAGTTTGCGTCGCTATATTTATTTTGTTGCGCTGAACTTAATTGCCACGATTTTTCTGTAGGTCTTGCTCGTATAAACGCTTCGTTGTGCAGCACTGGAAGTTCGTCCGCTAAGTAGGCGACGATTAACGTGTGCAAATGCCAGTTaggtttttctgcacacacacaaacagctCCGCCTCTGGCTCTGGCGCCTCGAGTCGCGGACACTGCGAGGGACTTGCGTACTTAGCTGACCAGCATATTAGGGAATCAGGGAATGGGGAGGTTATGAAACTGAGAGCCACACTCGTGAACTACATGTCGAAATAGGGAATAGTTTCAGTTGGCAGCCTTCTATGTCAAACTAGTCCCTAACCAATTGCTAAATAAGAGCGCTTTCCCACGCTTGCTTCACGGGCATGCTATATATCGAGCTGGCCCCCTTAGGTATTTCTACCTCAGGCCCTGCAGTTACTCATACACTGTATACGTACCAATTAACCTATTCCTACCTTGGGTGACAGCCACAGCCTCGCCTCATGCTATATCAAACCTGACCTTttagcagagttcgaggtaactcgttactgtaactaagtttctttttttggtaAATTTTAACTTAACtctgtacttttgcgccgtggtaactttcagaggaactcgtttctttttcaggtaactttgcgaAAGTAacaagctaagttccaagttacttttaattcgcttttcactcacgtccacatattttcttgctttctctccggttctttcatggcattttatgccatgaaacgtgatattcaatcaatgacagtattctattcaggaagtaagaaccgctgccattgaaatgaagctgaaccattgtgcgctcacagggagtaagatgcaaaccgttcgaattgttggacataaacgaaaacgacctcagcgtgttgcactcctccgcaggcaactcaaggcctaattcaactgctcacgcgcgctgcacctgtgtagtgctattttgtgtccgaagtaacttggaagtaactcgttcttttttttttaaagtaactccgtaactgcgagttacattttgGGCTGTAGAACTTCGATATTAACTTAGTTaaatttttcacacggtaacttaactcgtaacgagttctttttgacgggtaactcgTCGATCTATGCCTTTTACATATGTCTGTAACTAATACCACTTCCATGCACTTGCCGCAGTCGTCCGTATGCTGTATCAGACCGTTAACCTAATTCGTATAGTATGTAGGCCACATTCATAAACTTTCCCCAGTCGACAACTTGCTATGTCAAACTGACCCCTAGCCTATACTCCTACCTTAGGCCACTTCAtacagtcggtagcgtgtcgcTTCCAAACCCTACCTTATGCGATTTTCACGCGGTTGCCTGAACAGGAGGCATATGCTGTATCAAGGCAACCACAACATATTGCCACTTTAGGCCACTTAATTCCAAGGCTCGTCTCATGCTTTATGAACCTTATCCTCAATCTGTGCCTAACTTAGACCACTTCGAAGCACTTGCCACAGTCGCCCACCATAATACGACATACCTATTCCTGCCGTATAGGCCACTTTCACGAGATATCCTGGGGACGGCAGAATGCTGCGTGAAACTGACccctaatacccctgtcacactggcagtcttcaatgatcattgaaaccaatgaccattgaaaatgcgtgtagtgacaccaagcgtgtgacgtgtcaacttcccaaagagtatgtGGATTCAATGTTCACCGACAGGTTAGTTACACGCaaggtggcgctacacgcattttcaatgacgattggtttcaatgatcatcgaagagtgcccgtgtgacaggggtataacctATTCTTACATTAGCCCTCTTCCTGCAGTCCGTCGCATGCGCATCAAACTGACTCCCGATCTGCCCCTACAAAAGTGCCTTTCACGCGTTTGCCTGAGCAGGAGGCATGTTGTACTCAGTTAAACACAACCTATTTCTGCTTTAGGGCACCTCCGAGGTCTTTCCTCGTACGACCACGTGCTGTATCAAACTTACCCCTAATATTTTCTTACCAGCGGCATGACCAAGTGGGTAAAAGcgtctgctcgttggtggtagccagcCAAGGTCGgtctgaagactgggaggtcgtGGGTTCGTGTCCTACCACGGGATGCGGtgtgtgaggttttccctgattttttttttgcagacttcccagacgaatgtcggcacagttccctctgaagtcgacccaggatgcTCACTAACTTGACACTAatgttgtcctctctccctctgtccacgtctgtacgccgctcatagccacagttgcttcgcggcgctaacgcggaagaaaaagaaaaatgaacgaCGTGTCCCCCCCCTCACGTGGGATAGCAAGTGATGCCGATGGTTGCTTCTCCTACGTCCATTATGacagtgcagtgaaagcacgctttacaagaGACTGCAACGTACTCATTTCGTGTCTGTCCACAGCTGTCCgctgctggtgtggcgacgttcgGAACTTATAGACACATGTCTTTCCTCGTTTTGTGTACGGAATTCAAATAACTCCCTAAAAACCAATGAAGGCGCGAccctgagaaaaggaatgccgcgggcGCCTCATAGAGTTACGGGGCGTCTTGGACGGCGCCTCTGGACGTGACTCTGTCGAACGTAATGGTATCGGTTTTGTTGATGGGTTCCGGATACGACCGTCCCTTGACCCCTGTCTTATCATTACCTACCATACCCATACCATATCACCCACATCTACTATTAACCAGGAGTTACCACAAGAGTCGTTGGCAATTGGTCTGGGTAGTACTAGTGAAAACCTGCAAGCAATAGAGTCGCGCCGGTGCTCTGCTGCTCGGGTACTAGGCCTAGTGGGGGTGGAAGGCCAAGGATCGTCAAAGGCGCATCACTGGAGAACCTGTAAATTTCCTTTCAAGTCGGTATAATCCTTGCAGAAAGATTGAGGAGAGACAGACAGTCAGTGAATCCACCGTATGTTTTATTTTTCCTGTCAAACATTGCAAACGATAACTATAcccacgaaaaataaaatgcGTGCCTCGGACGACGCAACCTCAGAGTGACGAGCGCCTCCCTGGGTCATAACTTGTACAAGAACACGAAACGATGACGTTTAGATGTATACACGAGTCTTGTATCACACACAAGACAACTCCGTTTAATCTTATCTTTGTCAACGTATCTTGAAGCAATATGGACGTAACGTGCTTTATCTGTTAGgctaaaaagagagagagagagaaaaaaaaaaggaacgaaactTCACATTGCGCACTGCAGATGACGCTTTCGtcgggatatttttttttttttaacagaaggCGCAATTTGGACGAAGTGCGTGTAGAGTTGGAAGATACAGAGCCTgcaatgtgtatgtgtgtgcgtctgcttttttatttatttattttttttatccgCGTCCTACCGGACTTTGTGTCTGCTTGACAATGATACATGGAATTTATACAAGGTTCGGAAGCGGTGTGGAATGCCCTCACAAGGTGTCAGACTACCAACCCCTCAAGTATTTTTGCGGTTGAGCACAGTAAGCCAGATTTTTCTTTCCGTTTTAATAAGCTTAGGGCGTGTATATTTACGTCGCTTTGCGGCTCATATCGCTCGATTATCGATTGTCCAGTGTGGTATGCCATGCTATTGTACAAGCACGTTCACAAGCTAACGTCTACGGCAAAAACGCACACTGCTAACACAGACGCATACAAAAGAGGGACACTGTGGTATAGAAAATGTTGCACTATGTCTGTATCATTTCAGTACACTTATAACTTGGTCGCAGGGGGCTCTAGGCTTAGGGCGGAATGAATGTtctcaaagagagagagatagagagggtgaaaaaaaaaagcgacttGTTGGAGCAACAAAGAACGATATACTGTTATTTGAATGGATGGATTGATTTCCTTATCTTTTCTTTCACGAAGGGCGATATAATATCTCAACTAGGATGTGCCTTGTGTACTCGCAATTTGAAACGTGAGCTTTATGCTTGTAGTTTCCAATATGCACAGCTAGATTTTACATCTAAGCGCACTGTTTGACTGTGGCCCCGTTTACATGGGTTCGCTTTGGGCGATCCGAACCGAGTTCACCCATGTAAACTGCTCAGAGCGCCCACAAATGCTTGCAAACGCAGCCTCTTCTAAAGTGTGGATCGAGTTCCTTCGGTACGCTTCGAGAAGCCACGTAACCACTTCGGTGCGGACCCGATTCCTCCCAGTAGGTGGAGCACCCTCTGTGTAGGGCGGAGTCACTCTGCAGCAGCGAACGCCGCCATTTTGATGCTATCGGTCACCATGCCAGGATGTTCCGCTTTCAGCAGCTTCCTTAAGCTCCCTCTGCTGTTTATCTACTTAGTTCTTAAGTGTACTATAGCTAAATGTTATGTGTACAGCTTTGACAGCCCAGCACGTGGCTGCGCTTTGGAGGCAAAATGGCGGATATCGTGGCAGGCGACACGGACTCCGCGCAcccttctttctcctcctcctaATTTTCGAGCCTTTCCTCCCCTTTCCCATCCGCTGGGAGCAGCCAACACCAGCTCGGCACAGCCTCGTCGCTTGAGCGACGTGACTTAACAATTAAGAGTCCTCCAATCGCGACGTTGCTTTCAgtggccgtagctatggaaacgAGGCGCCATCAGCCGCATGGACAGCTACTAGTAGCCACTGAAAGCCTGGATTTCGAAATCGTCTGCGGCAATTGGCTGATGTCTTGGCTGGCTGCTGCGATTGGCGGACTTCACATGTCTACGTGCGAAGAAGTGAGCGGAGGCATTACGCAGGCCTTCTGCATCTAGCTGGCGTTGGAGCAGCCCAGATGAACGAAAGCGTTCCGGCTCGGTACGCTTCCAGCGCGCCCATATGCAAGCGGGGCCAAAATATCCGGCTTGGGACGTTTTTTGGCTGTATCATTCACTGTGGGCGCTTCAGTATCCTTTTGAGCAATCTACACGAGGAATTAGTGGGCGCAGCTTACTTGAGTATAGCTGCCTCATAAATGCAGTGTTGACGCacatgttttgaatatatgacgCGTCTTGGCGGAAACTGCACCATGACAGATGCTCAATGCGGACTACGTGAGCTGGTCTACATGTTGAGCCGTATCTGACGCTTGCGCTACTTTGGATAGCCCTTTATTGCTAGTTTAGGCTTTTAGAAATTTGTCTGCTATGTGTTGCCGTTGTGAAGCATGTCGCGTGTTATTGTCGCGGTGTACGTTGTGTAGCCAAGTTCCTCAGCTGTGTATGGCCTCATATTATGCTCTGCACTAGCGGGGTATATCAGCAGAACGAGGGTCCGCATGAGCTAGGCAGCGTGCTACGAGCGATCGAGACAGGAGCAGCAACAGAAGGCCTATATAGCGTTTCGCTTCGTTTAAATCCAACTTTCGTTATAACGGGTAATATTCGTTATATGGGCGTGCTGAGTACCAGGCAGCTCATTTCGAAGACTTGCCGTTAGCGCGATGGACGACAACGACACTTCGCGTCCTCGGACCAATAAGCGGAGGACTTGCGGTGAAAGCACGCATACACTTTGATTTGAAGGGCACGGCGTctactgtaaaaaaaaaaaaaaaaaaagtaaaaaaaaagttttgtaGGGATTCTTGTTGGAATGTAGAAGAACCAAACACATTTGTCACCACAACATATTTTACATGCTATAGCTTCGCAACGAAACATATACGTTGAATTATTGTCCTGTTATTGCACAAAACTGGCCTTGGCGATTATATCACGATTTTGAATGCTTCTAAGATTAAAATAAATGCTACACGTGCTCACAAAAAACTATCCCGTAGTATTCACCCGGGTGATATAAGTACTCTCTTTTGTATGTGTAACAGGGgattgaataaataaataaggaacCAATCATCCTTTTCAGCACCGGCACCGCTATAACGAACTCTTCGCATACAGCGAAATTACGCATCACCTATTACAAAGCGCGACTCTAAGCTGACGCTGGCAAGCGCCGTCGGACGTACCGCCGACGACAGTAATATGGACATCGTCGAAGGGGGCCAAGCGATGTGGCGGACGTTTCTTGTGTCTTTATAGCAGCTGTTCTTCACTGTATGAGAGGAGCTCGCAGGCTGTCGATGCTGGAGGCTTCGTAGGACGCGGCCAGGCTGTCTGCTCCGATGGGGACCTCAGAAGCGTTCCCACGAAGGTTCAGCGAGTATTTGTCTAGGTCTTCGCTGGGGAAAAGCCAACACCAGCTGAGTACGCCACGAGCATTGCTACATGCACACACAATGTACACTGTTCCTTAGGACAAGTACGACAAAGTTGTTCCGCAAGCACAGTTATCGTAGTTGACATGTAGCCATTTCTAACCCCTCTACCCCCACCTTCTTCGCGACTTCCCTCACGCATCCGCTAGGGCGCTATCACCCCTCCCACCAATGGTCCTATCGAGGGCCAACGTGACCCCGCCCTCAAGGACATGCGTCGCAACGACGCCTGCAGTCACCTTATACTACGAGCCCTACAAAGTTCTTTGCCGGTTGGATAAGATTTTCGCTCTCGTCATTGCCGTTCGTGAAGAGCCAGTTTCTATAGATCGACTGAAATGGCACTTAGCATTGCTCGAAACCCTGGTCCATTCGGAGCCAATatggaaaatattttcacttTACTGTGTCTTGTCCTGCGGCGTTTAATTAATAATAACACCCTCAAAAATAAGCCATCAGCGGAGCGGCATGACATTGGATGACCGGCCCGGTCTCCTGACGTGACGTAATCCCGTCCGCGTGACGTAGCATCAACGTAGCGAGCAGCCGCGACGTCGCACTTCCGCCTGAAAGTTTGTCTGGTACGGAAACAGTGCGCTTCTATTTGCTGCGAACTCTACACGTCACCGAGTGACGTCAACATCACTAGTTCACCTAGAGGGTCTCTGAAGGAGTTAAGGGGTTTCTAGAGAGGGTGCAGACTAGTATCCTTTCTCATGTACTAGAGGTCAACTATGATCGTCGTTGTTACAGTCGGCAGTCAAAACCAGAACCTTTATGAAGAGGGCTTTCACTGCTCCTCTAAAGTCCGCCCGCCTTCACCGCTATGACGTCACTCACAGTTTCTACGTTTCATCTTATACTGCTTGTTTGTCACAACCAGTGACAGCATGCAAGAGGATGTTTGACGAGTGAGGCCTAAAGGCATGAACGGTGTGGACTCACAGCGTGTGTTGCTTGAGCTCAGCGCAGGATCGGCCGAGCTTCCGTGCGAAGCCTTGATAGGTCTTATGCACGCGGCAGTGGCAGATGGTGACCACAGCAACGACAATTAGACAGGCGCCAGCGAGGGTGGCCGCAGCGATGTAGATATTGTGCAGGTGATCCACGGGTCCAGAACCACCATGCCCGTTCACGTTGGCGCTTACTTTGTTTGCAGGCACTGCAAGGCATTCATATGGTTGGTCAGGCTAGGGGAAACTGCAAGTGTATCCTGCTGTAGCGGTCATGGAATATCGTTCATTATCAACACGAGGCTTGCGGGCGGCCTTCTATTTAGCCGCTGAAGATATTTGAAGTGCTATAGTAATCATGTAACTAGAATACCTTATGCTTAGTATACTTCAAATTCTATGTCCTCTTCTCTTGGCAGCTATGAACAGCATGTCCAGTTGACGTCGCCACAAAGCAACATTTTCTTTGGAAAATAAGCTTTTCTAATCCATTGTAAAGAACATCACATCAGGTGACGACGGAGGCATACATCCAGGGATCCAGGAAATCAGTGACGAAGCCGTCGTCACTGATTTCCTCGAAACATTTTCTAGATTTGCTACGACATATCTTTAGAACCACCATATGCCTTCGTGGAACACCTCTCGTTCATGAACAGCCAAATTCATCACCCTTGCCCCATTTTCGACATAATATCGACACAGCTTCCTTGCAGGGGCGGATACAGACTATCactatcacttttttttaggggggggggttctttgttgAAGCGCCTAGAGGGGCAGGTGAGAGGGAGAAGCCTAACGTTTTAGCTGATGACgtggggcgatcgccccccccccctccggatTTGCCACTGCTCCCTAGAGGGATTTGACTTCCCCAACTCTCGCGACTGCATGCACATCTTGACAAAGGGTGTCGTACCTGGAACTCTGTAACCGGGAGCGTCTCCAACC is from Ornithodoros turicata isolate Travis chromosome 8, ASM3712646v1, whole genome shotgun sequence and encodes:
- the LOC135366655 gene encoding cyclin-dependent kinase 4-like — encoded protein: MSKVCDNESAYEEVAHIGTGAFGTVYKARDRHNDGRFVALKKVRIPLNEEGIPMGTLREISLLKQLDSANHPNVVRLLDICHGCRMAGELVLFLVFEHVDQDLATFLDRCPEPGLDPALIARLFKQLITGVEFLHSNRIVHRDLKPQNVLVTSRRQLKLADFGLARLYEYEMSLTPVVVTLWYRPPEVLMQTSYGLPVDLWSCGCIFAEMYRRKPLFSGQSEGDQLTKIFEVIGVPRKEDWPDIPLSWSTFQRCGEGKKLEDLVPEMEVAATDLLREMLVFVPSKRITASAALKHEYLRDVEVCVDSGER